A region from the bacterium genome encodes:
- a CDS encoding radical SAM protein: MQILILKPSFQCNNNCIMCINSQRRQSPELSLDKIKQSLTKFKNGHKDTLFLIITGGEPTINKHLIKYIELARKNGFKYIEVQTNARNLADKKYTKELTNAGANVFFISIHGHNSYTHELVTRRKGSFIETLKGIENLVNENQFVRTNTVLLKSNIKYLPSIGELISSLSIKEAQISFPHGISSFLNYYPIIVPLFSEVKPLLYETIPILLQSSVKVKVEAIPPCFLVGYEKCYMDYIEAKYPNFIYEPSYSETREEFYPFEFKRGKVYTKKCTQCDYRVACAGIYTEYLVNYEDYEFLPVKIKSQGQ, from the coding sequence ATGCAAATACTTATCTTAAAACCATCATTTCAGTGTAATAATAATTGTATAATGTGTATAAATTCTCAAAGAAGACAATCCCCAGAGCTATCCTTAGATAAAATAAAGCAATCTCTTACAAAATTCAAGAATGGGCATAAAGATACACTTTTTCTAATTATCACTGGTGGAGAGCCAACCATTAACAAGCATCTCATTAAATATATAGAATTGGCAAGAAAAAATGGTTTTAAGTATATTGAGGTCCAAACCAATGCCAGGAATTTAGCTGATAAAAAATATACAAAAGAATTAACTAATGCTGGAGCAAATGTATTTTTCATCTCCATTCACGGACATAATTCTTATACACATGAACTTGTAACAAGAAGGAAAGGGAGTTTCATAGAAACTTTAAAAGGGATAGAAAATCTTGTAAATGAAAATCAGTTTGTAAGAACAAATACTGTTTTACTTAAATCTAACATTAAATACTTGCCAAGCATTGGAGAATTAATCAGTTCATTATCAATAAAAGAAGCCCAAATTTCATTTCCTCATGGTATCTCTTCTTTTCTTAACTATTATCCCATTATTGTCCCTTTGTTCAGTGAAGTAAAGCCTCTACTTTATGAAACAATACCAATTCTTCTACAATCTTCTGTAAAGGTAAAAGTAGAAGCAATACCTCCATGTTTTTTGGTAGGCTACGAAAAATGTTATATGGATTATATAGAAGCTAAATACCCTAATTTTATCTATGAGCCATCATATAGCGAGACAAGAGAGGAATTTTATCCTTTTGAATTTAAAAGAGGGAAGGTTTATACTAAAAAATGTACACAATGTGATTATCGAGTTGCCTGTGCGGGGATATATACAGAATACCTGGTAAACTATGAAGATTATGAATTTCTTCCTGTAAAAATAAAAAGTCAGGGACAATAA
- a CDS encoding radical SAM protein → MEEKENRSIKRSLFSPSLLCNNDCIVCGIYSEKQEKFIQPDFEMIASDIKRLKKMGVTHLWISGGEPTINKDIFKILTLTKNLCFEEVIIFTNGRALSNKKFLNEMIECGAHGFHIALQSHNSETHDFLTRRPGSFDETIQGIKNVIEEKNRLKRVTAAHVMNSENINFLPDFAYLMVNLKIDCQIAYPFFTSPSQYKFLPRYSDLKNKLHEAIRILLRGGLKISIETVPPCFLIGFERYYADYHRKQRMLMEGYRSVSGETVKEEYLQLIGSSFKTYTQKCEICFYKPACSGVFSQYIEEFGEDEFEPVIRK, encoded by the coding sequence ATGGAAGAGAAAGAAAATAGATCTATTAAAAGATCGCTTTTTAGTCCTTCATTGCTTTGCAATAATGATTGTATAGTATGTGGAATTTATTCTGAGAAACAAGAGAAATTCATTCAACCAGATTTTGAGATGATAGCCTCTGATATTAAAAGACTTAAAAAAATGGGGGTTACACATCTATGGATTAGTGGCGGTGAACCAACAATCAATAAAGATATTTTTAAAATCTTAACCCTGACCAAAAACCTATGTTTTGAAGAAGTGATAATATTTACTAATGGCCGTGCCTTATCTAATAAGAAATTTCTCAATGAAATGATTGAATGTGGAGCACATGGTTTTCATATAGCCCTTCAAAGCCATAATTCAGAAACACATGATTTTCTTACGAGAAGACCTGGTAGCTTTGATGAAACAATTCAAGGAATAAAAAATGTTATTGAGGAGAAAAACAGATTAAAAAGGGTAACTGCAGCCCATGTAATGAATAGTGAAAATATCAATTTTTTACCTGATTTTGCTTATCTTATGGTCAATCTGAAAATTGACTGCCAAATCGCTTATCCATTTTTTACCTCACCATCTCAATACAAATTTCTACCAAGATATTCTGATCTTAAAAATAAACTTCACGAAGCAATAAGAATTCTGCTAAGAGGAGGATTAAAGATCAGCATAGAAACAGTACCTCCATGTTTCTTAATTGGATTTGAAAGATATTATGCTGATTACCATAGGAAACAAAGGATGCTTATGGAAGGCTATCGATCTGTTTCTGGAGAAACTGTTAAAGAGGAATATCTCCAGCTTATCGGCTCAAGTTTTAAAACTTATACACAAAAATGTGAAATTTGTTTTTATAAACCTGCTTGCAGTGGGGTATTTTCTCAATATATAGAGGAATTTGGTGAAGATGAATTTGAACCAGTAATCAGGAAATAA
- a CDS encoding radical SAM protein, protein MNHLSNLEIFKKGDRFLAINPTSGKWNICSSYELKESICRLKKFSIISSSHQKERLICVFHLTNKCNLECKYCYADIGTKGKNILSNDAIMKILDILASSLYESVLIEFHGGEPLLCWEEIKDIILKYHNKRNFYFGIQTNGTLLTPKIIDFIKMYSIGIGISIDGPQEIHDRNRCYPNGKGSFSGVMRGISLLKQNKIPFTTISVVERSNECSEIFDFFVNNQIERIKLNPLYFKGMLNEKNISSYCLGKYQEEFATEHLKIARKIIEYNKTSSVKQICANITIMVRNLIGNNGYMCLKSPCGAGNSIIMFDENGNIYPCEEMYGRKDFIITNINNINNGKDLEEALRYSPIILKIKERKVENIPKCRDCIWQRFCGGGCTSYSLNIFNSLKREDVMCQYNQIMFEGLMWILGENKDNVILLTKPEAFK, encoded by the coding sequence ATGAACCATCTTTCTAATTTAGAGATATTTAAAAAAGGAGATAGATTTCTGGCTATTAACCCTACTTCGGGTAAATGGAATATTTGTTCATCTTACGAGTTAAAAGAATCAATTTGTAGGTTAAAAAAATTTTCCATAATTTCTTCTTCCCATCAAAAAGAAAGATTGATATGCGTATTCCATTTGACTAATAAATGTAATCTTGAATGTAAATATTGCTATGCTGATATAGGAACAAAAGGAAAAAATATCCTGTCAAACGATGCAATAATGAAAATCCTTGATATTCTTGCTTCTTCCTTATATGAATCTGTGTTAATCGAGTTCCACGGAGGAGAACCTTTACTTTGTTGGGAAGAGATTAAGGATATTATTTTAAAATATCATAATAAAAGGAATTTTTATTTTGGAATCCAAACAAATGGAACATTGTTGACCCCAAAAATTATTGATTTTATAAAAATGTATTCAATTGGAATAGGAATTTCAATAGATGGTCCACAAGAGATTCACGATAGGAATCGTTGTTATCCTAATGGTAAAGGGAGTTTTTCTGGAGTAATGAGAGGAATTTCTTTACTCAAACAGAATAAAATTCCCTTTACTACCATTTCTGTTGTAGAAAGATCTAATGAATGCTCCGAAATATTTGATTTTTTTGTAAATAATCAAATAGAAAGGATAAAATTAAATCCGTTGTATTTCAAAGGGATGCTGAATGAGAAAAACATCTCATCTTATTGTCTTGGGAAATATCAGGAAGAATTTGCAACAGAACATTTAAAGATAGCAAGAAAAATAATTGAGTATAATAAAACCAGTTCAGTTAAACAAATTTGTGCCAATATAACAATAATGGTAAGAAATTTGATTGGAAATAATGGATATATGTGTTTAAAAAGCCCCTGTGGTGCAGGAAATTCTATAATAATGTTTGACGAAAATGGTAATATCTATCCTTGTGAAGAAATGTATGGTAGAAAAGACTTTATTATTACCAATATAAATAATATAAATAATGGAAAGGACCTGGAGGAAGCCTTAAGATATTCCCCAATAATTCTAAAGATAAAAGAAAGAAAAGTTGAAAATATTCCAAAATGTAGAGATTGTATATGGCAAAGGTTTTGTGGAGGGGGCTGTACCAGTTATTCTTTGAATATATTTAATTCTCTAAAAAGGGAAGATGTAATGTGTCAATATAACCAGATAATGTTTGAAGGACTTATGTGGATATTGGGTGAAAATAAAGATAATGTTATTCTTCTTACTAAACCAGAAGCATTTAAATAG